The Pseudomonas orientalis genome contains a region encoding:
- a CDS encoding aspartate-semialdehyde dehydrogenase: MTQTFEIAVIGATGTVGETLVQILEELDFPVGTLYLLAGNNSAGASVPFRGKNLRVKEVDEFDFSKAQLAFFAAGPAVTLSFAPRATAAGCSVIDLSGALPAEQAPYVVPQANAHVLKGLKKPFQIASPSPSATHLAVVLAPLRGLLDIQRVSVTANLAVSALGREAVSELARQTAELLNVRPLEPTFFDRQVAFNLLAQVGTPDAQGHTALEKRLVHELRAVLETPLLKVSATCIQAPVFFGDSLAVSLQLAAPVDLAAVNEALEAAPGIELVEAGDYPTAVGDAVGQDVVYVGRVRAGVDDPAELNLWLTSDNVRKGAALNAVQVAQLLIKGLA, from the coding sequence ATGACCCAGACCTTTGAAATCGCCGTGATCGGCGCTACCGGCACCGTTGGCGAAACCCTGGTGCAGATTCTCGAAGAGCTGGACTTCCCGGTAGGCACCCTTTATTTGCTGGCGGGCAACAATTCCGCCGGTGCTTCGGTGCCGTTCCGGGGCAAGAACCTGCGGGTAAAGGAGGTCGACGAGTTCGATTTCAGCAAGGCGCAACTGGCGTTCTTCGCGGCCGGCCCGGCGGTGACCTTGAGCTTCGCGCCGCGCGCCACGGCCGCCGGTTGTTCGGTGATCGACCTGTCTGGCGCGTTGCCTGCCGAACAGGCGCCGTACGTGGTGCCGCAAGCCAATGCCCATGTGCTCAAAGGCTTGAAGAAACCGTTTCAAATCGCCAGCCCGAGCCCGTCCGCCACTCACCTGGCCGTGGTGCTGGCGCCGTTGCGTGGCCTGCTGGATATTCAGCGCGTGAGCGTTACCGCCAACCTGGCCGTGTCTGCGCTGGGCCGCGAGGCCGTGAGTGAGTTGGCCCGCCAGACCGCCGAGCTGTTGAATGTGCGTCCGCTGGAGCCGACCTTCTTCGATCGGCAAGTGGCTTTCAACCTGCTGGCACAAGTCGGCACTCCAGACGCCCAGGGTCACACGGCGCTGGAGAAACGTCTCGTGCATGAATTGCGCGCCGTACTGGAAACACCTTTACTGAAAGTGTCCGCCACGTGCATTCAAGCCCCGGTGTTTTTCGGCGATAGCCTGGCTGTGTCGCTGCAGTTGGCGGCGCCGGTCGATCTGGCTGCGGTGAACGAGGCCCTTGAGGCTGCGCCGGGAATCGAGCTGGTCGAGGCGGGCGACTACCCGACGGCGGTAGGCGATGCGGTGGGCCAGGACGTTGTTTATGTAGGACGAGTACGCGCGGGTGTCGACGACCCTGCTGAACTAAATCTGTGGCTGACGTCAGATAACGTACGCAAAGGCGCTGCGCTCAACGCCGTGCAAGTGGCGCAGTTGTTGATAAAAGGCCTTGCGTAA
- the asd gene encoding aspartate-semialdehyde dehydrogenase, with amino-acid sequence MKRVGLIGWRGMVGSVLMQRMLEEQDFDLIEPVFFTTSNVGGQGPSVGKDIAPLKDAYSIEELKTLDVILTCQGGDYTSEVFPKLREAGWQGYWIDAASSLRMQDDAVIILDPVNRKVIDQQLDAGTRNYVGGNCTVSLMLMGLGGLFEAGLVEWMSAMTYQAASGAGAQNMRELIKQMGATHAAVADQLADPASAILDIDRRVAEAMRSEAYPTENFGVPLAGSLIPWIDKELPNGQSREEWKAQAETNKILGRFKNPIPVDGICVRIGAMRCHSQALTIKLNKDVPIADIEGLISQHNPWVKLVPNNRDISMQELSPTKVTGTLNVPVGRLRKLNMGSQFLGAFTVGDQLLWGAAEPLRRMLRILLER; translated from the coding sequence ATGAAACGTGTAGGTCTGATCGGTTGGCGCGGTATGGTCGGTTCCGTGCTCATGCAGCGGATGCTGGAAGAGCAGGATTTCGATCTTATTGAGCCGGTGTTTTTCACCACGTCGAACGTAGGTGGCCAAGGGCCGTCCGTGGGCAAGGATATTGCCCCGCTCAAGGATGCCTACAGCATTGAAGAGCTCAAGACCCTCGACGTGATTCTGACCTGCCAGGGCGGCGACTACACCAGCGAAGTCTTCCCCAAGCTGCGCGAAGCCGGCTGGCAGGGCTACTGGATCGACGCTGCCTCGAGCCTGCGCATGCAGGACGATGCCGTGATCATCCTCGACCCGGTCAACCGCAAGGTCATCGACCAGCAACTGGACGCCGGTACCCGCAACTACGTAGGCGGCAATTGCACCGTCAGCCTGATGCTGATGGGCCTGGGCGGCTTGTTCGAAGCCGGCCTGGTCGAGTGGATGAGCGCCATGACCTATCAGGCGGCCTCCGGTGCCGGCGCGCAGAACATGCGTGAGCTGATCAAGCAGATGGGCGCAACCCACGCCGCGGTTGCCGACCAACTGGCCGACCCAGCCAGCGCGATCCTCGATATCGACCGCCGTGTGGCCGAGGCCATGCGCAGCGAAGCCTACCCCACCGAGAACTTCGGCGTGCCATTGGCCGGTAGCCTGATCCCGTGGATCGACAAGGAACTGCCGAACGGCCAGAGCCGCGAAGAGTGGAAGGCCCAGGCCGAGACCAACAAGATCCTCGGTCGCTTCAAGAACCCGATCCCGGTGGACGGCATCTGCGTGCGCATCGGCGCCATGCGCTGCCACAGCCAGGCCTTGACCATCAAGCTGAACAAAGACGTGCCGATCGCCGATATCGAGGGGCTGATCAGCCAGCACAACCCTTGGGTCAAGCTGGTGCCGAACAACCGTGATATCAGCATGCAGGAGCTGAGCCCGACCAAGGTTACCGGCACCCTGAATGTACCGGTGGGCCGTCTGCGCAAGCTGAACATGGGCAGCCAGTTCCTTGGCGCGTTCACCGTTGGCGACCAGCTGCTGTGGGGTGCGGCTGAGCCGTTGCGCCGCATGCTGCGGATTTTGCTCGAGCGTTGA
- the leuB gene encoding 3-isopropylmalate dehydrogenase, translating to MSKQILILPGDGIGPEIMAEAVKVLELANSKYSLGFELSHDVIGGAAIDKHGVPLADETLDRARAADAVLLGAVGGPKWDKIERDIRPERGLLKIRAQLGLFGNLRPAILYPQLADASSLKPEVVAGLDILIVRELTGGIYFGSPRGVRELENGERQAYDTLPYSESEIRRIARVGFDMARVRGKKVCSVDKANVLASSQLWREIVEEVAKDYPDVELSHMYVDNAAMQLVRAPKQFDVIVTDNLFGDILSDQASMLTGSIGMLPSASLDTNNKGMYEPCHGSAPDIAGQGIANPLATILSVSMMLRYSFNLGDAADAIEKAVSLVLDQGLRTGDIWSQGCTKVGTQEMGDAVVAALRNL from the coding sequence ATGAGCAAGCAGATTCTGATTCTCCCTGGCGACGGTATTGGTCCGGAAATCATGGCCGAAGCGGTCAAGGTGCTGGAGCTCGCCAACAGCAAGTACAGTTTGGGCTTCGAACTCAGCCACGACGTGATCGGCGGCGCAGCCATCGACAAGCACGGCGTGCCCCTGGCTGACGAAACCCTGGACCGTGCCCGCGCCGCCGACGCTGTGCTGCTGGGCGCCGTGGGCGGCCCGAAATGGGACAAGATCGAGCGGGATATCCGGCCTGAGCGCGGCCTGCTGAAAATCCGCGCGCAACTGGGCCTGTTCGGCAACCTGCGTCCGGCCATCCTCTATCCGCAACTGGCCGACGCCTCGAGCCTCAAGCCGGAAGTGGTGGCGGGCCTGGACATCCTTATCGTGCGTGAGCTGACCGGCGGTATCTATTTTGGTTCGCCACGCGGTGTGCGCGAGTTGGAAAACGGCGAGCGTCAGGCCTACGACACCCTGCCGTACAGCGAAAGTGAAATCCGCCGTATCGCCCGTGTCGGTTTCGACATGGCCCGCGTGCGCGGCAAGAAGGTCTGCTCGGTGGACAAGGCCAACGTACTGGCGTCCAGCCAACTGTGGCGCGAAATTGTCGAAGAAGTGGCCAAGGACTACCCGGACGTCGAGCTGAGCCACATGTACGTCGACAACGCCGCCATGCAACTGGTGCGTGCGCCCAAGCAATTCGACGTGATCGTCACCGACAACCTGTTCGGCGACATCCTGTCCGACCAGGCGTCGATGCTCACCGGTTCCATCGGCATGCTGCCGTCGGCCTCCCTGGACACCAATAACAAAGGTATGTATGAGCCGTGCCACGGTTCTGCACCGGACATCGCAGGCCAGGGCATTGCCAACCCGCTGGCGACCATTTTGTCGGTGTCGATGATGCTGCGTTACAGCTTCAACCTGGGCGATGCGGCGGACGCGATCGAGAAGGCCGTCAGCCTGGTGCTGGATCAGGGTTTGCGCACCGGCGATATCTGGTCCCAGGGTTGCACCAAAGTCGGGACGCAAGAAATGGGCGACGCTGTAGTCGCCGCGCTGCGGAATCTGTAA